A window of the Coprobacter fastidiosus genome harbors these coding sequences:
- the trxA gene encoding thioredoxin, with translation MKNFVFAFLLFPLFVACNGQSKPEKENISDETQSVLSSEPENVPVHLNKVQFLDKVADYEKNPDTWVYRGDKPAIIDFYATWCGPCKAVAPILDDLAKEYKDQIYIYKIDTDQEQELAADFGIRSIPSLLFIPMNGQPQMIQGAIGKEEFKKIIDEFLLKE, from the coding sequence ATGAAAAATTTTGTATTCGCATTTTTACTGTTTCCTTTATTTGTGGCCTGTAATGGACAAAGTAAGCCGGAAAAAGAGAATATTTCGGATGAGACACAATCCGTTTTAAGTAGTGAGCCGGAAAATGTTCCGGTTCACCTGAATAAAGTACAGTTTTTGGATAAGGTGGCGGATTATGAAAAGAATCCGGACACATGGGTATATCGTGGAGATAAGCCGGCAATCATAGATTTTTATGCCACTTGGTGCGGTCCGTGTAAAGCTGTTGCTCCGATTTTAGATGATTTGGCAAAGGAATATAAAGATCAGATTTATATTTATAAAATCGATACAGATCAAGAGCAGGAGTTGGCTGCTGATTTTGGCATTCGTTCTATTCCTTCGCTGTTATTTATCCCGATGAACGGACAACCGCAGATGATACAAGGAGCTATCGGGAAAGAAGAATTCAAGAAAATTATCGATGAATTTCTTTTGAAAGAATAA
- the serS gene encoding serine--tRNA ligase: MLTLAAIKENPEEIIRKLAKKHFDAKDAIEKVLDLDKTRRTSQAELDTRLSELKTLSAQVGQLMKEGKKAEAETVKNKVSELKEHNKTLEANMKNAEAEITEILLSVPNTPCDMVPEGKSAEDNVVVREGGPMPDLGEDALPHWELAKKYDLIDFELGVKITGAGFPVYKGKGARLQRALISFFLDNAREAGYLEIQPPYVVNAASGYGTGQLPDKEGQMYHCNEDDLYLIPTAEVPVTNLYRDVIFNEEDLPIKNTAYSACFRREAGSYGKDVRGLNRLHQFDKVEIVQIQHPDHSYEALDEMIAHVQSLVEKLELPWHILRLCGGDMSFTSAITYDFEVFSAAQKRWLEVSSVSNFESYQANRLKCRFRTNDKKTRLVHTLNGSALALPRIVAALLENNQTPEGIRIPKALVPYTGFDIID; the protein is encoded by the coding sequence ATGTTAACACTTGCTGCTATTAAAGAAAATCCCGAAGAAATCATTCGGAAATTAGCAAAAAAACATTTCGACGCAAAAGACGCGATCGAAAAAGTGCTGGATCTGGACAAAACAAGACGGACGTCTCAAGCAGAATTGGATACTCGTCTGTCTGAATTGAAAACTCTTTCCGCCCAAGTAGGCCAGCTAATGAAAGAAGGGAAAAAAGCCGAAGCCGAAACGGTTAAAAATAAAGTTTCCGAACTAAAAGAACACAATAAAACGCTCGAAGCAAATATGAAAAATGCTGAAGCGGAAATTACGGAAATTTTGTTATCCGTACCCAATACTCCATGTGACATGGTTCCAGAAGGAAAGAGTGCTGAAGATAACGTTGTCGTACGAGAAGGCGGTCCTATGCCCGATTTGGGAGAAGACGCTCTCCCCCATTGGGAATTGGCAAAAAAATATGACTTGATCGATTTTGAATTAGGTGTAAAGATTACAGGAGCAGGTTTCCCGGTTTATAAAGGTAAAGGAGCACGTCTGCAACGGGCTCTGATCAGTTTCTTTCTGGATAATGCTCGGGAAGCCGGATATTTAGAAATACAACCGCCTTATGTCGTTAATGCGGCATCGGGATACGGGACAGGGCAATTACCCGACAAAGAGGGACAAATGTACCATTGTAACGAAGACGACTTATATTTGATTCCGACAGCAGAAGTCCCGGTTACCAATCTTTATCGAGATGTAATTTTCAACGAAGAAGATTTGCCGATAAAAAATACGGCATACTCTGCTTGCTTCCGCCGTGAAGCCGGCTCATACGGGAAAGACGTAAGAGGGTTGAACCGTCTGCACCAATTCGACAAAGTCGAAATCGTACAGATACAACATCCCGACCACTCTTATGAAGCTTTAGACGAAATGATCGCTCATGTTCAAAGCCTGGTCGAAAAGCTGGAATTACCTTGGCATATCCTGCGTCTCTGCGGAGGAGATATGAGTTTTACTTCTGCCATTACTTATGACTTCGAAGTATTCTCTGCAGCCCAAAAACGATGGTTAGAGGTAAGTTCTGTTTCTAATTTTGAAAGCTATCAGGCAAACCGTCTGAAGTGCCGTTTCCGTACCAATGATAAGAAAACCCGATTGGTGCATACTCTTAACGGCAGTGCTTTGGCTTTACCTCGTATCGTAGCAGCTTTGCTCGAAAATAACCAAACTCCGGAAGGAATCCGCATTCCCAAAGCATTAGTTCCTTATACGGGCTTTGATATTATCGACTAA
- a CDS encoding GatB/YqeY domain-containing protein, giving the protein MSLFDQISSDIKAAMLARDKQRLEALRGVKKEFLEAKTAKGSDGDLPDETAMKILVKMVKQRKDSAQIYIEQNRPELAEGELAEAKIIEEYLPQQMTEEELKTALKAIIAETGATSAKDMGKVMGIATKQLAGKAEGKAISAKVKELLA; this is encoded by the coding sequence ATGAGCCTATTTGATCAAATCAGCAGCGATATAAAAGCTGCTATGCTGGCAAGAGACAAACAGAGACTGGAAGCTCTGCGTGGTGTAAAAAAAGAATTTCTGGAAGCTAAAACGGCAAAAGGATCGGACGGAGATCTGCCCGATGAAACAGCAATGAAGATTTTAGTAAAAATGGTAAAACAGCGCAAGGACAGTGCACAAATATATATCGAGCAAAACCGTCCGGAATTAGCGGAAGGTGAATTAGCAGAAGCTAAAATCATAGAAGAGTATTTGCCGCAACAAATGACAGAAGAGGAACTGAAAACAGCATTAAAAGCCATCATAGCCGAAACCGGTGCTACTTCGGCAAAAGATATGGGCAAAGTCATGGGTATAGCAACCAAACAATTGGCAGGGAAAGCCGAAGGAAAAGCTATCTCGGCAAAAGTAAAAGAATTACTTGCCTAA